A single Stutzerimonas stutzeri DNA region contains:
- a CDS encoding disulfide bond formation protein B encodes MNPQPSGMPWNLLLLTWLVALVSTLSALFIGEVMGQAPCVLCWFQRAFMFPLAVILAIACYRSDFTVWHYALPLTAIGAALAFVHTLLYAGLIPQPIQPCTATGPSCSGAGMTLFGVVPLPALALFAFILIAILLIIIRRRTTP; translated from the coding sequence ATGAATCCTCAACCTTCAGGCATGCCCTGGAACCTGCTGCTGCTAACCTGGCTGGTCGCACTGGTATCGACCCTGTCCGCGCTGTTCATTGGTGAGGTGATGGGCCAGGCACCCTGCGTGTTGTGCTGGTTCCAGCGTGCCTTCATGTTTCCGCTGGCGGTGATCCTGGCCATCGCCTGCTACCGCTCGGATTTCACCGTCTGGCACTATGCCCTGCCGCTGACCGCTATCGGTGCGGCACTGGCATTTGTTCACACGCTGCTCTATGCAGGGCTGATTCCACAGCCGATCCAGCCCTGCACGGCCACTGGTCCATCCTGCTCAGGCGCCGGAATGACCCTCTTCGGCGTGGTGCCCCTGCCGGCACTCGCCTTGTTCGCTTTTATCCTTATCGCCATCCTGCTCATAATCATCCGTCGGAGAACCACCCCATGA
- the tnpC gene encoding Tn3 family transposase post-transcriptional regulator TnpC, which translates to MINIPPASFRLTPYGEVDAVALENLRDSFDTSQLLRLVDRLDVCLVELGGITSIRDELLRLHAMALTIVEGIALTVPAESACIWTEAQSLQMDLEALVSWARSAQLIIAPLINLAPQHEA; encoded by the coding sequence ATGATCAACATTCCTCCCGCATCCTTCCGCCTTACACCGTACGGCGAAGTGGACGCCGTGGCGTTGGAAAACCTGCGCGACAGCTTCGACACCTCTCAACTGCTCCGGCTGGTTGATCGCTTGGACGTCTGCTTGGTGGAACTGGGTGGAATCACCTCCATTCGCGACGAGCTACTGAGATTGCATGCGATGGCTCTGACGATAGTTGAGGGCATCGCTCTTACGGTGCCTGCCGAGAGTGCTTGTATCTGGACAGAAGCCCAATCTCTACAGATGGATCTTGAGGCACTGGTTTCTTGGGCGCGCTCCGCTCAGCTCATCATTGCGCCGCTGATCAATCTTGCTCCACAGCACGAGGCATGA
- a CDS encoding ATP-dependent nuclease gives MHVKAIKLINFKKFRDELLEFNDDVNIFVGDNNAGKSTILEALEIVLNYNHRGRPFNGEFSPDLFNQDAVTRFLASDLSSKHLPSLIIEAYIDGVPEYRGSNNSLKADAQGVLVQACFDPSLEAVYESHLLTKPNITSIPIEFYKVEWLDFGWNPIKPIAKKFKALYIDPTRIHPTMGKNQYISSILNTALAKEELVKLTLNYRENLQVFNNSGEVRTVNASLDAGHLITDSKLTIAASTLPAGSIQTGLQLEVDDVPFHLIGKGEQSNVQIKLAIQNKSHDIDLVMMEEPENHLSHTNLNKLVHYIETQRGDKQLFLTTHSSYVLNKLSIDKICLVQSGYKRLHTLDAKVVKTLKRLPGYDTLRVALSGKVILVEGPSDELVLKKIYQRKHNRLPEQDGIDIIVVRGVGFKTFIEVGKEIGTKIHVLRDNDGDYNGNVVQGRLEYAAFPNIKLYSSMNDAEFSLEPAMIYANAVDIKTLDAFAKEVLSTETFNIYNAEVSLEDRRENLIRWFKSVKGNGKGARKVDSAVKLFDGALDFKYPAFLDEVLDFA, from the coding sequence GTGCACGTTAAAGCCATCAAGCTGATCAACTTCAAAAAATTTCGCGACGAACTTCTAGAATTCAACGACGACGTCAATATTTTCGTCGGCGACAACAATGCTGGTAAAAGCACAATCTTGGAAGCGTTAGAAATTGTGCTCAATTACAATCATCGTGGACGGCCCTTCAACGGCGAGTTCTCCCCTGATCTTTTCAATCAGGATGCCGTCACGCGGTTTCTCGCCTCTGACTTGAGCTCCAAGCACCTGCCCAGCCTTATCATCGAAGCCTACATTGACGGTGTGCCTGAGTACCGAGGCTCGAACAACAGCCTCAAGGCTGACGCCCAGGGCGTCTTGGTACAAGCCTGTTTCGACCCGTCGCTGGAGGCCGTATACGAGAGCCACCTGCTGACCAAGCCGAACATCACCAGCATTCCGATCGAATTCTATAAGGTGGAATGGCTCGATTTCGGTTGGAATCCGATAAAACCGATCGCTAAGAAGTTTAAGGCGCTGTACATCGACCCCACACGTATCCACCCAACCATGGGGAAGAACCAGTACATTTCGAGCATTCTCAACACCGCATTGGCGAAGGAAGAGCTCGTCAAGCTGACCCTCAATTATCGTGAAAACCTGCAGGTGTTTAACAACTCCGGGGAGGTCAGGACGGTCAATGCCAGCCTTGATGCGGGTCACCTTATCACCGATAGCAAGCTCACCATTGCAGCAAGTACGTTACCTGCGGGCTCCATCCAGACCGGCCTACAGCTTGAGGTCGATGATGTGCCTTTTCACCTCATCGGCAAGGGTGAACAGAGCAATGTGCAGATTAAACTGGCCATTCAGAACAAATCCCACGACATCGATCTGGTGATGATGGAAGAGCCCGAAAATCATCTATCTCACACCAATCTGAACAAGCTTGTGCACTACATCGAAACCCAGCGAGGAGACAAGCAGCTGTTCCTGACCACCCACAGCTCGTATGTGTTGAACAAGCTGAGTATCGACAAAATTTGCCTTGTGCAGTCAGGGTACAAAAGGCTGCACACGCTAGACGCTAAAGTGGTGAAGACCCTCAAGCGTCTTCCTGGCTACGACACCTTGCGGGTGGCACTGTCGGGCAAGGTCATCCTGGTCGAGGGGCCGTCGGACGAACTGGTGCTCAAGAAAATCTACCAACGAAAACACAACCGACTGCCTGAGCAGGACGGGATAGATATCATCGTGGTACGCGGTGTAGGTTTCAAGACGTTCATCGAAGTCGGTAAAGAGATCGGCACCAAGATCCATGTGCTCAGGGATAATGACGGCGACTATAACGGTAACGTTGTACAAGGACGTCTGGAATACGCTGCGTTTCCTAACATCAAGCTGTACTCGTCGATGAACGACGCCGAATTTTCGCTTGAGCCAGCGATGATTTATGCCAACGCAGTTGACATTAAAACCCTTGACGCTTTCGCAAAGGAAGTCTTGTCGACGGAAACCTTCAATATCTACAACGCAGAGGTCTCTCTGGAGGATCGAAGGGAAAATTTGATCCGTTGGTTCAAGAGCGTAAAGGGCAACGGTAAAGGCGCTCGCAAGGTCGACTCTGCGGTCAAACTGTTCGATGGCGCACTGGACTTCAAGTACCCAGCCTTTCTAGACGAGGTGCTCGATTTTGCCTAA
- a CDS encoding CusA/CzcA family heavy metal efflux RND transporter — MFERIIRFSIEHRWLVMLAVLGMAALGAYSYQKLPIDAVPDITNVQVQINTAAPGYSPLEVEQRITYPLETVMAGLPKLEQTRSLSRYGLSQITVIFEEGTDIYFARQLVNERLGGAKDQLPDGVTPTLGPISTGLGEIYFWTVEAEEGATKSDGTPYTPADLREIQDWIIKPQVRNVPGVTEINTIGGYAKEYQIAPNPDTLRSFGLTLQDLIEAVEQNNNNLGAGYIEKRGEQYLVRAPGQMQSVEDIRDTLISNVDGTPVRIRDVATVEVGKELRTGAATENGREVVLGTAFMLIGENSRVVSRAVDDKMKEINLSLPEGVKAITVYDRTVLVDKAISTVKKNLTEGAILVVVILFLFLGNIRAAILTALVIPLSMLFTFTGMVANQVSANLMSLGALDFGIIIDGAVVIVENCVRRLAHAQSHHGRALTLSERLHEVFAAAKEVRRPLLYGQLIIMIVYLPIFALTGVEGKMFTPMAFTVVTALFGAIILSVTFVPAAVALFIGKRVTEKENFLIRNAKRAYAPALDAVMANKPAVLTFAVVVVILSGLVGSRMGSEFVPSLNEGDFAIQALRVPATSLSQSVEMQQQLERKLMDEFPEIERIFARTGTAEVASDAMPPNISDGYVMLKPQEQWPDPGKSRNQLLSEVQASAAELPGNNYEFSQPIQLRFNELISGVRAAVAVKIYGDDMDVLNSTAAEVSEVLGQVPGASEVTVEQTTGLPMLTIDIDRDQIARYGLSLDTVQQAVAVAIGGREAGTLFQGDRRFDIVVRLPDEIRSDLAAIERLPIALPRELNSTISYIPLGEVATLDLAPGPNQISREEGKRRIVVSANVRGRDIGSFVSEAEQKIQAQVDIPAGYWIDWGGTFEQLESATKRLQIVVPVALLLVFILLFMMFNNVKDGLLVFTGIPFALTGGIVALWLRDIPLSISAGVGFIALSGVAVLNGLVMISFIRSLREQGLPLDTAIREGALTRLRPVLMTALVASLGFVPMALNVGTGAEVQRPLATVVIGGILSSTVLTLLVLPLLYQMAHRREDELEEQEIALAADRTS, encoded by the coding sequence GTGTTCGAACGTATCATTCGTTTTTCTATCGAGCATCGCTGGTTGGTTATGCTAGCCGTGCTTGGCATGGCAGCGTTAGGAGCTTACAGCTACCAAAAGCTGCCTATCGATGCTGTCCCGGATATCACCAACGTACAGGTGCAAATCAACACTGCGGCGCCAGGTTATTCCCCGCTGGAAGTGGAGCAGCGTATTACCTACCCGCTCGAGACGGTAATGGCTGGGCTGCCCAAGCTCGAGCAGACACGATCCTTGTCTCGATATGGACTTTCTCAGATCACAGTTATTTTTGAGGAAGGCACTGACATCTATTTTGCCCGCCAACTTGTGAACGAGCGCCTGGGAGGGGCCAAAGATCAGCTCCCAGATGGCGTCACTCCAACACTTGGCCCTATTTCCACTGGGCTTGGCGAAATCTATTTTTGGACGGTTGAAGCTGAGGAAGGTGCCACCAAATCGGACGGTACGCCGTATACCCCTGCTGACTTGCGTGAGATTCAAGATTGGATCATCAAACCGCAAGTCCGAAATGTACCTGGTGTTACTGAGATCAATACGATCGGAGGATATGCAAAGGAATATCAGATCGCCCCCAACCCAGACACTTTGCGGTCGTTTGGACTAACACTACAAGATTTGATCGAGGCGGTTGAGCAAAACAATAACAATCTAGGTGCCGGATATATTGAAAAGCGCGGCGAGCAGTATCTTGTTCGCGCTCCAGGACAAATGCAGTCTGTGGAGGACATCCGCGATACCCTTATTAGCAACGTTGACGGTACCCCAGTGCGTATCCGCGACGTTGCGACGGTCGAGGTTGGAAAGGAGCTCCGCACTGGCGCAGCCACCGAGAATGGCCGCGAAGTGGTACTAGGTACGGCCTTCATGCTTATCGGTGAAAATAGCCGAGTAGTTTCAAGGGCTGTCGACGACAAGATGAAAGAGATAAACCTTTCGCTTCCGGAAGGCGTAAAGGCAATTACTGTCTACGATCGAACTGTACTCGTAGACAAAGCTATATCCACCGTTAAGAAGAACCTCACTGAGGGTGCCATTCTTGTTGTGGTTATACTTTTTCTCTTCTTAGGCAATATCCGGGCGGCGATCCTAACCGCGCTTGTGATACCGCTTTCTATGCTCTTCACGTTCACCGGCATGGTAGCCAATCAGGTCAGCGCCAACCTGATGAGCCTAGGCGCATTGGATTTCGGCATCATTATCGATGGAGCCGTGGTGATTGTTGAGAACTGCGTGCGTCGACTTGCACACGCTCAGTCCCATCACGGACGGGCATTAACACTGTCCGAACGGCTTCATGAAGTATTCGCTGCGGCAAAGGAAGTGCGTCGGCCTCTATTGTATGGGCAGCTGATCATTATGATCGTGTATCTGCCGATATTCGCCCTTACAGGGGTAGAAGGTAAGATGTTCACGCCCATGGCGTTTACCGTAGTGACAGCGCTATTCGGGGCGATAATCCTTTCGGTGACGTTCGTCCCGGCGGCCGTTGCGCTCTTTATCGGTAAGCGGGTTACGGAAAAGGAAAACTTTCTAATCCGCAATGCTAAACGGGCCTACGCACCTGCGCTCGATGCGGTAATGGCCAACAAGCCAGCAGTGCTCACCTTTGCGGTAGTTGTAGTCATACTTTCTGGCCTCGTAGGGTCACGTATGGGCAGTGAATTCGTGCCTAGCCTCAACGAGGGAGACTTCGCTATCCAAGCCCTTCGTGTACCAGCTACCAGTCTTAGTCAGTCTGTAGAGATGCAGCAGCAGCTGGAGCGAAAGCTTATGGATGAGTTTCCGGAGATTGAACGCATATTTGCGCGAACTGGCACTGCGGAAGTGGCATCGGATGCTATGCCTCCAAATATCTCTGACGGGTACGTCATGCTGAAGCCACAAGAACAGTGGCCGGATCCAGGCAAGTCGCGTAATCAGCTCTTAAGCGAGGTGCAAGCATCCGCCGCTGAGTTGCCGGGCAATAACTACGAGTTTTCCCAGCCGATTCAGCTGCGTTTCAACGAGCTGATTTCCGGAGTTCGTGCCGCGGTAGCCGTGAAAATCTATGGTGATGACATGGACGTTCTTAACAGCACGGCGGCGGAAGTATCCGAGGTGCTAGGACAAGTACCAGGCGCTTCAGAGGTTACGGTCGAGCAGACGACTGGCCTTCCCATGCTCACGATTGATATCGATCGCGATCAGATCGCACGATACGGCCTGAGTCTAGATACCGTCCAGCAAGCGGTTGCAGTAGCTATCGGTGGCCGAGAGGCAGGCACCTTGTTTCAAGGAGATCGGCGTTTCGATATCGTGGTTCGTTTACCGGACGAGATACGCAGCGATCTCGCCGCAATTGAGCGGCTTCCAATTGCCCTTCCAAGGGAATTAAACAGCACCATAAGTTATATCCCCCTCGGCGAGGTGGCCACCCTGGATTTGGCCCCCGGTCCGAATCAGATCAGTAGAGAAGAAGGGAAACGGCGAATTGTCGTCAGTGCAAACGTCCGTGGTCGTGACATTGGATCATTCGTATCTGAGGCAGAACAGAAAATCCAGGCCCAGGTAGATATCCCGGCAGGTTATTGGATCGACTGGGGCGGTACCTTTGAGCAGCTTGAATCGGCAACGAAGCGGCTGCAGATTGTCGTCCCCGTGGCGCTGCTCCTGGTCTTCATTCTGCTTTTCATGATGTTCAACAATGTCAAAGACGGTTTGTTGGTCTTTACAGGGATTCCATTTGCGCTCACCGGAGGCATTGTTGCGCTGTGGCTCAGAGATATCCCATTGTCCATTTCAGCAGGTGTTGGCTTTATTGCTCTGTCAGGCGTCGCCGTTCTAAATGGCCTGGTAATGATCTCCTTCATCCGTAGCCTACGGGAGCAAGGTTTACCTCTGGACACTGCGATCCGCGAAGGTGCCCTTACCCGGCTACGACCGGTATTGATGACAGCCTTAGTGGCTTCACTCGGGTTCGTTCCAATGGCCTTGAATGTGGGTACCGGTGCAGAGGTACAACGTCCCCTTGCGACGGTGGTGATCGGGGGGATTCTCTCCTCAACGGTGCTAACGCTATTAGTTTTGCCGTTGCTCTACCAGATGGCTCATCGACGCGAAGACGAATTGGAGGAGCAAGAAATCGCGTTGGCCGCTGACAGAACAAGCTAG
- a CDS encoding methyltransferase family protein, whose product MSALENRVPPLLVAGLIAVLMGLSGTKLPGFELAWTARLTFALPILLLGLGVCLAGVLSFRRARTTVNPLQPQQASALVEAGIYRYSRNPMYLGFAIILAAWALVLASPLTLLGVVAFVLYMNRFQIPAEEWALETLFGESFARYRARVRRWL is encoded by the coding sequence ATGAGCGCGCTGGAAAACCGCGTGCCACCGCTGCTCGTGGCCGGCCTGATCGCTGTGCTGATGGGTTTGTCGGGAACCAAATTGCCGGGTTTCGAACTGGCATGGACCGCGCGCCTGACCTTCGCTTTGCCAATACTGCTCCTGGGGCTCGGCGTGTGCCTCGCCGGCGTCCTGTCGTTTCGCCGCGCGCGTACTACGGTTAATCCATTGCAGCCGCAGCAGGCTTCTGCATTAGTGGAGGCTGGCATCTACCGGTACAGCCGCAACCCCATGTACTTAGGCTTTGCCATTATCCTGGCGGCTTGGGCGCTGGTCTTGGCCTCGCCTCTAACCCTGCTTGGCGTAGTTGCTTTCGTGCTGTACATGAACCGTTTCCAGATCCCAGCCGAAGAGTGGGCGCTGGAAACATTGTTCGGCGAATCATTTGCCCGCTACCGTGCACGAGTCCGCCGCTGGCTCTGA
- a CDS encoding DsbA family protein, translating into MNRRSVVLIVSVVILAVFAAAAFFYSPSQSPQQAQAPGSTAQETATQPKQNGGQLVRFHSPVFGPAQAPVTIVEFFDPSCEACRAFHPYVKQILAENPEDVRLVLRYVLFHQGSEEVARMLEAARKQNLHEQVLGAVLEAQPGWHDDPKVTQAWAAAERVGLNLEQARQDMHTPGVNAVLETDMQDVKAVGVRGTPTFFVNGRALSEFGPEPLRQLVNSEVAKARE; encoded by the coding sequence ATGAATCGCCGTTCCGTGGTCCTGATCGTCAGTGTCGTGATCCTGGCCGTCTTTGCTGCCGCCGCATTCTTCTATTCCCCCTCGCAATCGCCTCAACAGGCCCAGGCTCCCGGTTCGACAGCCCAAGAGACCGCGACACAACCCAAACAGAACGGCGGCCAGTTGGTTCGCTTCCACTCACCAGTGTTCGGCCCGGCGCAAGCGCCAGTGACCATCGTCGAATTCTTTGACCCTTCCTGCGAGGCATGCCGCGCCTTCCACCCCTATGTGAAGCAGATCCTCGCCGAGAACCCGGAAGACGTGCGTTTGGTGCTGCGCTATGTACTGTTCCATCAAGGCTCCGAAGAGGTGGCGCGAATGCTGGAGGCGGCGCGTAAGCAAAATCTCCATGAACAAGTGTTGGGGGCTGTGCTGGAAGCCCAACCCGGTTGGCACGACGACCCCAAGGTAACGCAGGCATGGGCTGCTGCAGAGCGCGTCGGTTTGAACTTGGAACAGGCCCGCCAGGACATGCATACGCCTGGCGTCAACGCCGTGCTGGAAACGGACATGCAGGACGTTAAAGCCGTTGGGGTTCGTGGCACGCCGACTTTTTTTGTCAATGGTCGTGCGCTCAGCGAGTTTGGCCCGGAGCCGCTGCGCCAGTTGGTGAACAGCGAAGTGGCCAAGGCACGAGAATGA
- a CDS encoding efflux RND transporter periplasmic adaptor subunit, which translates to MKSKSNTSSLAGHKKQIFWIVVILSVALMLGGLLLRSSPAVPDAGDAHSEHGDESEHEDEGHSDEDAEAEGDHGHDEGGADSDHEVGAAEKDEHEDEPEGAEHTETAEVELSETQILAAGISLATAQPAKIKSAIELPGEITFNQDRTAQVVPRLSGVVEAVKVDLGEQVKQGQVLAVIASTDLSERRSEFYAAQKRLALAQKTYRREKELWEERISAEQDYLQAQQALREAELTVANANAQLQALGSDAGKPDALSRYELRAPFDGMIVEKDITLGESVNTDDQIFIISDLSTVWADISVPANALSAVRVGSNAVIEATAFESSANGTVSYVGSLVGQQSRAATARVTLPNPEGVWRPGLFVKVQVGAGEASVPVAVSPDAIHTLEEKPVVFVRTDHGFAAQPIVSGRSDSDAVEIKEGLQPGARYALDNSFIIKSELGKASASHAH; encoded by the coding sequence ATGAAAAGTAAATCGAATACATCTTCCTTGGCTGGTCACAAGAAGCAGATTTTTTGGATCGTCGTCATATTAAGCGTGGCACTTATGCTTGGCGGATTGCTTCTTCGCAGTAGTCCAGCTGTGCCCGATGCGGGCGACGCACATAGCGAGCATGGTGACGAATCGGAGCATGAGGATGAAGGGCATTCGGATGAGGATGCAGAAGCCGAAGGAGATCATGGCCATGATGAAGGAGGCGCCGATAGCGATCACGAGGTCGGTGCGGCAGAGAAAGATGAGCATGAAGATGAGCCCGAGGGAGCGGAGCATACTGAAACAGCAGAGGTAGAACTCTCAGAGACACAAATCCTAGCCGCCGGCATCTCACTGGCAACTGCTCAGCCCGCAAAGATAAAAAGCGCAATTGAGCTGCCTGGCGAAATTACATTCAACCAAGACCGCACAGCGCAAGTTGTGCCTCGTCTCTCAGGTGTCGTTGAAGCGGTCAAAGTCGATTTGGGCGAACAGGTGAAACAGGGGCAAGTACTTGCTGTGATCGCGAGTACAGACCTGTCGGAACGTAGAAGCGAGTTCTACGCGGCGCAAAAACGTCTTGCATTGGCTCAAAAAACCTATCGACGCGAAAAGGAGCTATGGGAAGAGCGTATTTCTGCGGAACAGGATTATTTACAGGCACAACAGGCTTTACGGGAAGCAGAGCTGACTGTTGCGAATGCAAACGCACAGCTACAAGCGCTTGGCAGTGATGCTGGCAAGCCAGACGCATTGAGCCGCTACGAACTCAGGGCGCCGTTCGATGGGATGATCGTTGAGAAGGACATCACGCTCGGTGAGTCAGTCAATACCGATGACCAGATATTCATCATTTCCGATCTCTCCACCGTGTGGGCAGATATCAGCGTTCCTGCCAATGCACTCAGCGCGGTACGAGTAGGCAGCAATGCCGTTATCGAGGCCACAGCATTCGAGTCCAGTGCCAATGGAACCGTTTCTTATGTCGGCTCACTTGTTGGTCAGCAAAGCCGCGCCGCTACCGCCCGGGTCACACTTCCCAACCCTGAAGGGGTTTGGCGCCCCGGCCTGTTCGTCAAAGTGCAGGTAGGCGCTGGCGAAGCATCCGTGCCAGTCGCAGTAAGTCCTGATGCGATCCACACATTGGAAGAAAAGCCGGTGGTGTTTGTACGGACCGACCATGGCTTTGCTGCTCAGCCAATCGTGAGTGGCCGCAGCGATAGTGACGCGGTCGAAATCAAGGAAGGCCTCCAGCCCGGAGCGCGCTATGCCTTGGATAACAGCTTCATCATCAAGTCCGAGCTTGGCAAAGCCAGCGCCTCGCATGCTCACTGA
- a CDS encoding arsenic resistance protein, with translation MSRDWLEEHQIAFYFAAVVAAAIAGLSSAQFTGLTAMAITPAIAVLMYAMFLQIPFLELREAFANRRFVGALLLANFLLVPLMVWLVTWPLSSNKALLVGALLVLLTPCIDYVVVFTHLGKGDSRLVLAATPLLLLLQLLLLPLYLRLILGPEAGTVIELWPFAEAFLLLIVLPLVAAVLTEFGGRRSLLLRAWSAGWAWLPVPAMALVLIVVVGSQIAAVVYQLDILAPLLPVYGAFLLLAPALGVLSSRLFGLEASAARAVAFSSGTRNSLVVLPLALALPESIRALAAAAVITQTLVELIGELIYLRAIPAMVRNS, from the coding sequence ATGTCGCGGGACTGGCTGGAAGAACACCAGATAGCATTTTATTTCGCGGCGGTGGTGGCCGCTGCCATTGCAGGCCTGAGCTCTGCGCAATTCACCGGACTGACGGCCATGGCCATCACACCGGCGATTGCCGTGCTGATGTATGCCATGTTTCTGCAGATTCCTTTTTTGGAGCTGCGAGAAGCTTTTGCCAACCGCCGCTTCGTCGGTGCCTTGTTGCTGGCCAACTTCCTATTGGTGCCATTGATGGTGTGGCTGGTGACGTGGCCGCTCTCATCGAACAAGGCCTTGTTGGTCGGCGCGCTGCTTGTCCTGCTGACGCCTTGTATCGATTACGTGGTGGTCTTCACCCACCTGGGCAAAGGGGACTCTCGTCTGGTGCTCGCGGCGACGCCATTGCTGCTGTTGCTCCAGCTTCTGCTGCTGCCCCTCTACTTGCGGCTAATCCTTGGCCCCGAAGCCGGCACAGTGATCGAGCTGTGGCCCTTCGCAGAAGCCTTCCTGTTACTGATCGTCCTACCCTTGGTAGCGGCTGTGCTCACCGAATTTGGCGGACGCCGATCTCTGCTGCTTCGCGCATGGAGCGCAGGTTGGGCCTGGCTGCCAGTGCCTGCAATGGCCCTGGTTCTAATCGTGGTGGTGGGTTCGCAGATCGCGGCTGTCGTGTACCAACTCGACATCCTGGCGCCGTTGCTTCCGGTATACGGAGCGTTTCTACTACTCGCTCCGGCCCTCGGCGTACTCAGCTCCCGGCTATTTGGCTTGGAGGCTTCTGCCGCACGGGCAGTGGCCTTTAGCTCAGGCACTCGCAACTCGCTTGTAGTGCTTCCCCTGGCCCTAGCGCTCCCGGAGTCCATTCGCGCGCTGGCCGCGGCGGCTGTGATTACTCAGACACTCGTAGAACTGATTGGTGAATTGATCTACTTACGGGCGATTCCAGCCATGGTCAGAAACAGTTGA
- a CDS encoding cation diffusion facilitator family transporter, which translates to MAHEHNHNTEAIGDKRLIAAIGVNTVLTLAQVVGGILSGSLSLIADALHNLSDAASLVIALIARKIGRKPPDAFKTFGYRRSETIAALINLVTLIIVGLYLIYEAIGRFFAPQPIEGWTVVVVAGIALIVDVVTALLTYTMSKNSMNIKAAFLHNVSDALASVGVIIAGTLILLYDWYWTDTVLTLMIAGYVLWQGFSMLPKTIHLLMEGAPEGVSITDIINVMEQVDDVVSVHHVHVWEIAEHSTALEAHVVIKKASLPEIERVKTDLKRVLHERFKVSHSTLEMELDGSVCIDTRQADSHRSEA; encoded by the coding sequence ATGGCTCACGAACATAACCATAACACCGAAGCCATAGGCGATAAGCGTTTAATCGCTGCCATTGGCGTTAATACTGTGCTAACTCTGGCACAAGTTGTTGGAGGAATACTTTCTGGCAGTTTATCGCTCATAGCTGACGCGCTACATAACTTGAGCGATGCCGCATCACTGGTTATTGCGCTCATCGCACGTAAAATCGGTCGCAAACCGCCAGATGCTTTTAAAACCTTCGGCTACCGACGCAGTGAAACCATAGCGGCTTTGATTAACTTGGTCACGCTGATTATCGTTGGTCTCTACCTCATCTACGAAGCTATAGGTCGGTTTTTTGCCCCACAGCCCATTGAAGGATGGACAGTGGTCGTGGTGGCGGGAATAGCCTTGATTGTAGATGTCGTCACGGCCTTGCTCACCTACACAATGTCTAAGAATAGCATGAATATAAAGGCGGCATTCTTGCACAATGTGTCGGATGCGCTGGCCTCCGTCGGTGTTATTATTGCCGGAACATTAATCCTTCTGTATGACTGGTATTGGACAGATACTGTACTGACGCTGATGATTGCTGGTTACGTGCTATGGCAGGGCTTTAGCATGCTACCTAAAACCATTCACTTGTTAATGGAGGGCGCACCAGAAGGAGTTTCCATCACTGATATAATCAATGTCATGGAGCAAGTGGACGACGTTGTGAGTGTTCACCACGTACATGTCTGGGAAATTGCCGAACATTCAACTGCATTGGAAGCTCACGTTGTCATCAAGAAGGCTAGCCTGCCCGAAATTGAACGAGTGAAGACTGATTTAAAACGTGTACTTCATGAGCGATTCAAAGTCAGCCACTCGACACTTGAAATGGAGCTAGACGGCAGTGTTTGTATCGACACCAGGCAGGCCGACAGTCATCGCAGCGAAGCATAA